From a single Rhinolophus ferrumequinum isolate MPI-CBG mRhiFer1 chromosome 15, mRhiFer1_v1.p, whole genome shotgun sequence genomic region:
- the SBSN gene encoding suprabasin isoform X8 has protein sequence MHLASLISSCSLLLLLGALPAWAANNDPLEKVIEGINRGLSNAEREVGKALEGINNGITQAGREVEKVFNGLSHLGSQAGKELDRGVNDLNHGLDKVAHGINSGVGQAGKEAEKFVHGVNNAAGQVGKEADKVIQGAHHGANQAGSEAGRFGQGIHHAAGQAGKEIDKFGQGVHHGINEAWKEAEKFGQGVHHAAGQAGNEAGTFGQGVHHAAGQAGNEAGRFGQGVHHAAGQAGNEAGRFGQGVHHAAGQAGKEIDKFGQGVHHGINEAWKEAEKFGQGVHHAAGQAGNEAGRFGQGVHHAAGQAGNEAGRFGQGVHHAAGQAGKEIDKFGQGVHHGINEAWKEAEKFGQGVHHAAGQAGNEAGRFGQGVHHAAGQAGNEAGRFGQGVHHAAGQAGNEAGRFGQGVHHAAGQAGNEAGRFGQGVHHAAGQAGNEAGRFGQGVHHAAGQAGNEAGRFGQGVHHAAGQAGNEAGRFGQGVHHAAGQAGKEIDKFGQGVHHGINEAWKEAEKFGQGVHHAAGQAGNEAGRFGQGVHHAAGQAGNEAGRFGQGVHHAAGQAGTEAGRFGQGVHHAAGQAGNEAGRFGQGVHHAAGQAGKEIDKFGQGVHHGINEAWKEAEKFGQGVHHAAGQAGKEGGDKIVQGFHPGVSQAGKEVERFGQDVHYAAGQAGKEGDKIVQGVHPGVSQAGKEVERFGQDVHYAAGQAGKEGDKIVQGVHPGVSQAGKEVERFGQGVHHAIEQAGKEADKVVQGFTDGVNQAGKEAEKFGQGVNHAAGQAGKEAEKLGQGIHHAAGQAGKEVDRLQQNAHNGVNQAGKEASQLLNGAHQDGSTGHHGGGATTTLTSGASVNKPFINFPALWRSVANIMP, from the exons ATGCATCTTGCCAGTTTGAtcagctcctgctccctcctACTGTTATTGGGGGCCCTGCCTGCATGGGCGGCCAATAATGACCCCCTTGAGAAGGTCATTGAAGGAATCAACCGAGGGCTGAGCAACGCAGAGAGAGAGGTGGGCAAGGCCCTGGAAGGCATCAATAACGGAATCACTCAAGCTGGAAGGGAAGTGGAGAAAGTTTTTAATGGACTTAGCCACTTGGGGAGCCAGGCCGGCAAGGAGCTGGACAGGGGTGTCAACGACCTCAACCACGGCTTGGACAAGGTAGCCCATGGAATCAACAGTGGCGTCGGACAAGCAGGAAAAGAAGCCGAGAAGTTTGTCCATGGGGTCAACAACGCTGCTGGACAGGTTGGGAAGGAGGCAGACAAAGTGATTCAGGGGGCCCATCATGGGGCCAACCAGGCGGGAAGTGAGGCAGGGAGGTTCGGCCAGGGGATCCACCATgccgcagggcaggctgggaaggAGATAGACAAATTTGGCCAAGGTGTTCACCATGGAATTAACGAGGCCTGGAAGGAGGCTGAGAAATTTGGGCAGGGGGTCCACCATgccgcagggcaggctgggaacgAGGCAGGGACGTTCGGCCAGGGGGTCCACCATgccgcagggcaggctgggaacgAGGCAGGGAGGTTCGGCCAGGGGGTCCACCATgccgcagggcaggctgggaacgAGGCAGGGAGGTTCGGCCAGGGGGTCCACCATgccgcagggcaggctgggaaggAGATAGACAAATTTGGCCAAGGTGTTCACCATGGAATTAACGAGGCCTGGAAGGAGGCTGAGAAATTTGGGCAGGGGGTCCACCATgccgcagggcaggctgggaacgAGGCAGGGAGGTTCGGCCAGGGGGTCCACCATgccgcagggcaggctgggaacgAGGCAGGGAGGTTCGGCCAGGGGGTCCACCATgccgcagggcaggctgggaaggAGATAGACAAATTTGGCCAAGGTGTTCACCATGGAATTAACGAGGCCTGGAAGGAGGCTGAGAAATTTGGGCAGGGGGTCCACCATgccgcagggcaggctgggaacgAGGCAGGGAGGTTCGGCCAGGGGGTCCACCATgccgcagggcaggctgggaacgAGGCAGGGAGGTTCGGCCAGGGGGTCCACCATgccgcagggcag gctgggaacgAGGCAGGGAGGTTCGGCCAGGGGGTCCACCATgccgcagggcaggctgggaacgAGGCAGGGAGGTTCGGCCAGGGGGTCCACCATgccgcagggcaggctgggaacgAGGCAGGGAGGTTCGGCCAGGGGGTCCACCATgccgcagggcaggctgggaacgAGGCAGGGAGGTTCGGCCAGGGGGTCCACCATgccgcagggcaggctgggaacgAGGCAGGGAGGTTCGGCCAGGGGGTCCACCATgctgcagggcaggctgggaaggAGATAGACAAATTTGGCCAAGGTGTTCACCATGGAATTAACGAGGCCTGGAAGGAGGCTGAGAAATTTGGGCAGGGGGTCCACCATgccgcagggcaggctgggaacgAGGCCGGGAGGTTCGGCCAGGGGGTCCACCATgccgcagggcag gctgggaacgAAGCCGGGAGGTTCGGCCAGGGGGTCCACCATgccgcagggcaggctgggaCCGAGGCCGGGAGGTTCGGCCAGGGGGTCCACCATgccgcagggcaggctgggaacgAGGCCGGGAGGTTCGGCCAGGGGGTCCACCATgctgcagggcaggctgggaaggAGATAGACAAATTTGGCCAAGGTGTTCACCATGGAATTAATGAGGCTTggaaggaggctgagaagttTGGCCAGGGGGTCCACCATGCCGCAGGGCAGGctggaaaagagggaggagacaAAATAGTCCAAGGTTTCCATCCTGGGGTCAGCCAGGCTGGGAAAGAGGTGGAGCGGTTTGGCCAGGATGTTCATTATGCCGCAGGGCAGGCCGGGAAAGAGGGAGACAAAATAGTCCAAGGTGTCCATCCTGGGGTCAGCCAGGCTGGGAAGGAGGTGGAGCGTTTTGGCCAGGATGTTCATTATgccgcagggcaggctgggaaagAGGGAGACAAAATAGTCCAAGGTGTCCATCCTGGGGTCAGCCAGGCTGGGAAGGAGGTGGAGCGGTTCGGCCAGGGAGTTCACCATGCCATTGAACAGGCCGGAAAGGAGGCAGACAAAGTGGTCCAAGGGTTCACCGATGGGGTCAACCAGGCcgggaaggaggcagagaagttTGGCCAAGGGGTCAACCACGCTGCTGGCCAGGCTGGAAAGGAAGCGGAGAAACTTGGCCAAGGTATCCACCATGCTGCTGGCCAGGCCGGGAAGGAGGTGGACAGGTTGCAGCAGAATGCTCATAATGGGGTCAACCAAGCCGGCAAGGAGGCCTCCCAGCTGCTGAAT
- the SBSN gene encoding suprabasin isoform X2, which translates to MHLASLISSCSLLLLLGALPAWAANNDPLEKVIEGINRGLSNAEREVGKALEGINNGITQAGREVEKVFNGLSHLGSQAGKELDRGVNDLNHGLDKVAHGINSGVGQAGKEAEKFVHGVNNAAGQVGKEADKVIQGAHHGANQAGSEAGRFGQGIHHAAGQAGKEIDKFGQGVHHGINEAWKEAEKFGQGVHHAAGQAGNEAGTFGQGVHHAAGQAGNEAGRFGQGVHHAAGQAGNEAGRFGQGVHHAAGQAGKEIDKFGQGVHHGINEAWKEAEKFGQGVHHAAGQAGNEAGRFGQGVHHAAGQAGNEAGRFGQGVHHAAGQAGKEIDKFGQGVHHGINEAWKEAEKFGQGVHHAAGQAGNEAGRFGQGVHHAAGQAGNEAGRFGQGVHHAAGQAGKEIDKFGQGVHHGINEAWKEAEKFGQGVHHAAGQAGNEAGTFGQGVHHAAGQAGNEAGRFGQGVHHAAGQAGNEAGRFGQGVHHAAGQAGNEAGRFGQGVHHAAGQAGNEAGRFGQGVHHAAGQAGNEAGRFGQGVHHAAGQAGKEIDKFGQGVHHGINEAWKEAEKFGQGVHHAAGQAGNEAGRFGQGVHHAAGQAGNEAGRFGQGVHHAAGQAGKEIDKFGQGVHHGINEAWKEAEKFGQGVHHAAGQAGKEGGDKIVQGFHPGVSQAGKEVERFGQDVHYAAGQAGKEGDKIVQGVHPGVSQAGKEVERFGQDVHYAAGQAGKEGDKIVQGVHPGVSQAGKEVERFGQGVHHAIEQAGKEADKVVQGFTDGVNQAGKEAEKFGQGVNHAAGQAGKEAEKLGQGIHHAAGQAGKEVDRLQQNAHNGVNQAGKEASQLLNGAHQDGSTGHHGGGATTTLTSGASVNKPFINFPALWRSVANIMP; encoded by the exons ATGCATCTTGCCAGTTTGAtcagctcctgctccctcctACTGTTATTGGGGGCCCTGCCTGCATGGGCGGCCAATAATGACCCCCTTGAGAAGGTCATTGAAGGAATCAACCGAGGGCTGAGCAACGCAGAGAGAGAGGTGGGCAAGGCCCTGGAAGGCATCAATAACGGAATCACTCAAGCTGGAAGGGAAGTGGAGAAAGTTTTTAATGGACTTAGCCACTTGGGGAGCCAGGCCGGCAAGGAGCTGGACAGGGGTGTCAACGACCTCAACCACGGCTTGGACAAGGTAGCCCATGGAATCAACAGTGGCGTCGGACAAGCAGGAAAAGAAGCCGAGAAGTTTGTCCATGGGGTCAACAACGCTGCTGGACAGGTTGGGAAGGAGGCAGACAAAGTGATTCAGGGGGCCCATCATGGGGCCAACCAGGCGGGAAGTGAGGCAGGGAGGTTCGGCCAGGGGATCCACCATgccgcagggcaggctgggaaggAGATAGACAAATTTGGCCAAGGTGTTCACCATGGAATTAACGAGGCCTGGAAGGAGGCTGAGAAATTTGGGCAGGGGGTCCACCATgccgcagggcaggctgggaacgAGGCAGGGACGTTCGGCCAGGGGGTCCACCATgccgcagggcaggctgggaacgAGGCAGGGAGGTTCGGCCAGGGGGTCCACCATgccgcagggcaggctgggaacgAGGCAGGGAGGTTCGGCCAGGGGGTCCACCATgccgcagggcaggctgggaaggAGATAGACAAATTTGGCCAAGGTGTTCACCATGGAATTAACGAGGCCTGGAAGGAGGCTGAGAAATTTGGGCAGGGGGTCCACCATgccgcagggcaggctgggaacgAGGCAGGGAGGTTCGGCCAGGGGGTCCACCATgccgcagggcaggctgggaacgAGGCAGGGAGGTTCGGCCAGGGGGTCCACCATgccgcagggcaggctgggaaggAGATAGACAAATTTGGCCAAGGTGTTCACCATGGAATTAACGAGGCCTGGAAGGAGGCTGAGAAATTTGGGCAGGGGGTCCACCATgccgcagggcaggctgggaacgAGGCAGGGAGGTTCGGCCAGGGGGTCCACCATgccgcagggcaggctgggaacgAGGCAGGGAGGTTCGGCCAGGGGGTCCACCATgccgcagggcaggctgggaaggAGATAGACAAATTTGGCCAAGGTGTTCACCATGGAATTAACGAGGCCTGGAAGGAGGCTGAGAAATTTGGGCAGGGGGTCCACCATgccgcagggcaggctgggaacgAGGCAGGGACGTTCGGCCAGGGGGTCCACCATgccgcagggcaggctgggaacgAGGCAGGGAGGTTCGGCCAGGGGGTCCACCATgccgcagggcaggctgggaacgAGGCAGGGAGGTTCGGCCAGGGGGTCCACCATgccgcagggcaggctgggaacgAGGCAGGGAGGTTCGGCCAGGGGGTCCACCATgccgcagggcaggctgggaacgAGGCAGGGAGGTTCGGCCAGGGGGTCCACCATgccgcagggcaggctgggaacgAGGCAGGGAGGTTCGGCCAGGGGGTCCACCATgctgcagggcaggctgggaaggAGATAGACAAATTTGGCCAAGGTGTTCACCATGGAATTAACGAGGCCTGGAAGGAGGCTGAGAAATTTGGGCAGGGGGTCCACCATgccgcagggcaggctgggaacgAGGCCGGGAGGTTCGGCCAGGGGGTCCACCATgccgcagggcag gctgggaacgAGGCCGGGAGGTTCGGCCAGGGGGTCCACCATgctgcagggcaggctgggaaggAGATAGACAAATTTGGCCAAGGTGTTCACCATGGAATTAATGAGGCTTggaaggaggctgagaagttTGGCCAGGGGGTCCACCATGCCGCAGGGCAGGctggaaaagagggaggagacaAAATAGTCCAAGGTTTCCATCCTGGGGTCAGCCAGGCTGGGAAAGAGGTGGAGCGGTTTGGCCAGGATGTTCATTATGCCGCAGGGCAGGCCGGGAAAGAGGGAGACAAAATAGTCCAAGGTGTCCATCCTGGGGTCAGCCAGGCTGGGAAGGAGGTGGAGCGTTTTGGCCAGGATGTTCATTATgccgcagggcaggctgggaaagAGGGAGACAAAATAGTCCAAGGTGTCCATCCTGGGGTCAGCCAGGCTGGGAAGGAGGTGGAGCGGTTCGGCCAGGGAGTTCACCATGCCATTGAACAGGCCGGAAAGGAGGCAGACAAAGTGGTCCAAGGGTTCACCGATGGGGTCAACCAGGCcgggaaggaggcagagaagttTGGCCAAGGGGTCAACCACGCTGCTGGCCAGGCTGGAAAGGAAGCGGAGAAACTTGGCCAAGGTATCCACCATGCTGCTGGCCAGGCCGGGAAGGAGGTGGACAGGTTGCAGCAGAATGCTCATAATGGGGTCAACCAAGCCGGCAAGGAGGCCTCCCAGCTGCTGAAT